From Deinococcus sp. HSC-46F16, the proteins below share one genomic window:
- a CDS encoding cysteine hydrolase family protein produces the protein MTPTAPTLRDQATQQAELLERWLADLPALTLEAPPQRVAVVCVDLIEGFTRQGPLASPRVAAIIPRVSGLIRSLLDAGVPADNVVLVQDSHPRDAREFAAYPPHCVAGTPEAEAVAELQALPEFGRVQHFQKNSIASHTSPEFRAWLEARGADFDTVIAVGDVTDLCLYTLALHLVTDGMARGLDRMVVVPEPCAQTWDAPGHPGDLYHALFLHQLERNGVQVVSGVRLA, from the coding sequence ATGACCCCCACTGCCCCCACCCTGCGCGACCAGGCGACCCAGCAGGCCGAACTGCTGGAGCGCTGGCTGGCCGACCTTCCGGCCCTCACGCTGGAGGCCCCGCCCCAGCGGGTCGCGGTCGTGTGCGTGGACCTCATCGAGGGTTTCACCCGCCAGGGACCCCTCGCCAGCCCGCGCGTGGCGGCGATCATTCCGCGCGTGTCCGGGCTGATCCGGTCGCTGCTGGATGCCGGGGTGCCCGCCGACAACGTCGTGCTGGTGCAGGACTCGCACCCCCGTGACGCCCGCGAGTTCGCCGCCTATCCGCCCCACTGCGTCGCGGGCACACCCGAGGCCGAGGCCGTGGCCGAGTTGCAGGCGCTGCCCGAGTTCGGCCGCGTTCAGCACTTCCAGAAAAACAGCATCGCCAGCCACACCAGCCCCGAGTTCCGGGCGTGGCTGGAGGCGCGGGGCGCTGACTTCGACACGGTCATCGCTGTGGGCGACGTGACCGACCTGTGCCTGTACACGCTCGCCCTGCACCTCGTCACGGACGGGATGGCGCGGGGGCTGGACCGCATGGTCGTCGTCCCCGAGCCTTGCGCCCAGACCTGGGACGCGCCCGGTCACCCTGGCGACCTCTACCACGCCCTCTTTCTGCACCAACTGGAGCGCAACGGGGTGCAGGTGGTCAGCGGGGTGCGGCTGGCCTGA
- a CDS encoding TM2 domain-containing protein, with amino-acid sequence MTRDDRDPGPRPDDPQAPRREVPSWVDEVLSAPPAPSPAAPTPAPQVTVASVDPAPAPLSGPDDLRIPERGPAGAAPQAQPLTPPAHDPARPTLLDSADDWIARATGGTAPTPSMPNTPPLSSEPVTHAPASRPADPWAMGAPPTQYASGPIPSDIATRRLIAGLLGIVLGAFGVHKLYLGITTPGLIMLGVNVGVWIVALLLGLLLFIVGVVVTLPIAGLISGAVGLLGLVEGILYLTKSDEDFYREYVVGKKPWL; translated from the coding sequence ATGACCCGAGACGACCGCGACCCCGGCCCCCGCCCGGACGACCCGCAAGCCCCGCGCCGGGAGGTGCCCTCCTGGGTGGACGAGGTGCTCAGCGCCCCGCCCGCGCCGTCACCGGCCGCGCCCACTCCGGCTCCGCAGGTGACGGTGGCGAGCGTGGACCCCGCCCCCGCCCCGCTCTCCGGCCCCGACGACCTGCGAATCCCGGAGCGCGGGCCTGCGGGCGCAGCGCCTCAGGCCCAGCCGCTGACGCCCCCGGCCCACGACCCGGCGCGGCCCACCCTGCTCGACTCCGCCGACGACTGGATCGCGCGGGCGACGGGGGGCACAGCCCCTACCCCCTCCATGCCGAATACCCCGCCTCTCTCCAGCGAGCCGGTCACGCACGCGCCCGCCTCCCGCCCGGCGGACCCCTGGGCGATGGGAGCGCCACCCACGCAGTACGCCTCCGGCCCCATACCCAGCGACATCGCCACCCGGCGGCTGATTGCCGGACTGCTGGGCATCGTGCTGGGGGCCTTCGGGGTTCACAAGCTGTACCTGGGCATCACCACGCCGGGGTTGATCATGCTGGGCGTGAATGTCGGCGTGTGGATCGTGGCGCTACTGCTGGGGCTGCTGCTGTTTATCGTCGGCGTGGTGGTGACTCTACCCATCGCCGGGCTGATCAGCGGGGCGGTGGGACTGCTGGGGCTGGTGGAGGGCATCCTCTATCTCACGAAGTCGGACGAGGACTTTTACCGGGAGTACGTGGTGGGCAAGAAACCCTGGCTGTGA
- a CDS encoding NUDIX domain-containing protein: MSSLPSLRAVWGRAPLFSVGVSVLIQDEGSRVLLQHRGDDGLWGTPGGGLDPGEGFLEAARRELWEETGLECPNLALMGLEEGLVGGPQFYHRYPNGDEVYMVGMRTHGILPAAALAHAAPDDGGETLDLRWFTLDDLPPLSSNANVASMNVLRVRAGLPALSLLRFPEPPPHDDHLARLRAAAGPRPLFAPGASVLAEDDQGRLLLLRHARTGQWVLPGGKLHPGESFGACAQRELHEETGLRAERLTPAALLQGPEFRYEDASGPWDSVGVLYRAQGVTGKLTLPEGEITGARWWAAGEVDGADLLGLYTRRAVETWRGRASLRP, from the coding sequence ATGTCTTCTCTGCCCAGCCTCCGCGCCGTCTGGGGCCGCGCCCCTCTGTTTTCCGTCGGCGTGAGCGTGCTGATTCAGGACGAGGGGAGCCGCGTGCTGCTCCAGCACCGGGGCGACGACGGCCTGTGGGGCACGCCGGGCGGCGGCCTGGACCCCGGTGAAGGTTTTCTGGAGGCTGCCCGCCGCGAGCTGTGGGAGGAAACGGGGCTGGAATGCCCGAACCTCGCCCTGATGGGACTGGAGGAGGGGCTGGTGGGTGGCCCGCAGTTCTACCACCGCTACCCCAATGGCGACGAGGTGTACATGGTCGGCATGCGGACGCACGGCATCCTGCCTGCGGCGGCCCTGGCGCACGCCGCGCCGGATGACGGCGGCGAGACGCTGGACCTGCGCTGGTTCACGCTGGATGACCTGCCGCCGCTGAGTTCCAACGCCAATGTCGCCAGCATGAACGTGCTGCGAGTGCGAGCGGGGCTGCCCGCTCTGTCACTGCTCCGCTTCCCGGAGCCCCCGCCCCATGACGACCATCTGGCGAGGCTCCGGGCCGCCGCCGGTCCCCGCCCCCTCTTCGCTCCCGGCGCGAGCGTGCTGGCGGAGGACGATCAGGGGCGCCTCCTCCTCCTCCGGCATGCCCGCACCGGGCAGTGGGTCCTCCCCGGCGGCAAGCTGCACCCCGGCGAGAGCTTCGGGGCCTGTGCCCAGCGGGAACTGCACGAGGAAACGGGGCTGCGGGCCGAACGGCTGACGCCCGCCGCGCTCCTGCAAGGGCCGGAGTTCCGCTACGAGGACGCCTCCGGCCCCTGGGACAGCGTGGGCGTGCTGTACCGGGCACAGGGCGTCACGGGGAAACTCACCCTGCCGGAAGGCGAGATCACGGGGGCACGGTGGTGGGCGGCTGGCGAGGTGGACGGGGCCGACCTGCTGGGCCTCTACACCCGGCGGGCGGTGGAGACGTGGCGGGGCCGCGCTAGCCTCAGGCCATGA